In Longimicrobiaceae bacterium, the genomic window CGGCCCCGGCTCCGGGATCATCTCACCGTTCCCCCAGCAGCTCGTCCAGGCGGACGCGGCGCGAGCCGGGGAGGTCGCGGGCGGAGAGCCGCACCCCGTCCTGGGCGAGCGCACGCAGCTCCGCGCGCTCCGCGGCCGAAAGGAACAGGTAGGGCAGGACCCGCTCGCGCCCCACGGCGTGGTGAATCCCGCCCAGGTTCACCTCCTCGTCGCGGAGGGCGCCGTCCTCGGCGATCCGCCGCGTCGTCGCCAGGTCGCGCACCAGCACCACGGTGCGGCGGGGGTCGGTGCGCCAGGCGGGGAGGAGCCGCCGCGCGCCCGCGACGTCCATGAAAGACGCCTCGATCTCGGGGGGGACGCCCAGGCAGTACAGCTCCTGCTCCCACGGGCTCGCCGCGATGTCGTCGTCCACCACCACCACCCGGTCCGCGTGCAGCGGTCCGCCCCACCCCACGACCACCTGTCCGTGGATCAGGCGCTCGTCAACGCGAAAGAGCACGATCGGCATGCGCCGCACCCTCCTTGTACGTCCCGTTGATCCCCGCGCGCCCCTTCTCCACCAGCCGCTCGACGAGCTGCGGGAGGGGCATGTCGCGGTGGAAGACGAAGTCCAGCAGCATGGTGAGGTTGACGCCGCAGACCAGGGCGGTGTCCGGGCGGGAGAGCGAGAGCTTCCGCGCCGCGAAGGCGCAGCTCCCGCTGGGGAGGTCGGTGAAGATGATGGCCGGGGCGTCGCCGAGCTCCTGGCTCACGGCCTCCACCAGCCCCTCGGGGCCACGCCCCTCGTTGGTGAGGGAGCGGAGCGCGTCCTCCCCCGCCCCGGAGATCTGCCGCACCGCCGCGACCATCCCCTCGGCGAGCGTCGAGTGCGCCACGATCAGTCCGCGGACCTCTTCACTCATAGTCTTCTTCCAGGTATTCCGAGGACACCCGCATGCGGTCCTGCAGCCGCCGGTTGAAGAGCGCGGCCGAGTCGACGCCGGAGTACTTCAGGAGGTGGTTCATGGCGACGACCTCCGCCACCACCGTGATGTTCTTCCCCGGCACGAGCGGGACCACCACCTTGGGGATGGAGACCCCCAGGATGTCCAGGAACTGCGGCTCCAGCCCGGTGCGGTCGTACTGGGCCTTCTCGTCCCACGTCTCGAGCTGCACCACCACCTCGACCCGCTTCTGCTGGCGGATGGCGCGGATCCCGAAGAGCTCCTGGACGTCGATGATCCCTACCCCGCGGATCTCCATGTGGTGCCGCTGCAGCTCGTGCCCGCGGCCGATCAGGATCTCGTTCCCCCGCCGGGAGACGATCACCATGTCGTCCGCCACCAGCCGGTGCCCGCGCTCCACCAGGTCCAGCACCGTCTCGCTCTTCCCGATCCCGCTCCGTCCCACGAAGAGCAGCCCCACCCCGTACACGTCCGCCAGCGACCCGTGCATGGTGGTGGTCGGCGCGAAGCGGTCTTCCAGGAAGGGCTTGATCC contains:
- a CDS encoding PTS sugar transporter subunit IIB encodes the protein MPIVLFRVDERLIHGQVVVGWGGPLHADRVVVVDDDIAASPWEQELYCLGVPPEIEASFMDVAGARRLLPAWRTDPRRTVVLVRDLATTRRIAEDGALRDEEVNLGGIHHAVGRERVLPYLFLSAAERAELRALAQDGVRLSARDLPGSRRVRLDELLGER
- the hprK gene encoding HPr(Ser) kinase/phosphatase; translated protein: MRPLTVEELLRLKHEVLLLELLTDGRGVNRTIPGPDISSPGLVLTGYTERFPAERMQVLGETEVAFLESLDEDRRRQALEVFFSFDLPVVFVTKGQEPPEPLLALANDRGTPVVRTQLKTAEFYSRIKPFLEDRFAPTTTMHGSLADVYGVGLLFVGRSGIGKSETVLDLVERGHRLVADDMVIVSRRGNEILIGRGHELQRHHMEIRGVGIIDVQELFGIRAIRQQKRVEVVVQLETWDEKAQYDRTGLEPQFLDILGVSIPKVVVPLVPGKNITVVAEVVAMNHLLKYSGVDSAALFNRRLQDRMRVSSEYLEEDYE